From Pleurocapsa sp. PCC 7319:
AAATCAAAACCTATCGTGATTTCGAGCAATATTGGTTTGGGGAAGCAATTTTAGTAAATTTAGATAAAATACGTCCTTCGATAAGTTAACCAGCAAGGCTCATCCCAGACATAGACAATTTAGTATTTATTGAACCTCCCATCGCGGGACGCGAGGGATTCCCATATAGACTCACGACTATGCCGAAGCACCCGCCAGAACGCCATCACTGGGCTGTTTAATTACGGTAGTTCCTACCGCGATATTTTCTAAACCTCTATTTCTCACTACTTCTGCTGCTGCCACATCCCTGTTCTGAACGTATCCGCATTCAGGGCAAGAATGTATTCTTACGCTCAAATCCTTTTTTCCTGTATGAGTTCCACAATTGGAGCATATTTGAGATGTAAAATCTTTATTTACTTTGGCAAAATAGGTGTCTGTTTTCAAGCAAACATACTCAAGAATCTTGAAAAATTGACCTAATCCCATGTCTAAAGATTGCTTGCCAAACAAGCCTCTACTCCATAAGACAAAGTTAATATCTTCGACAAATATCATTCCGACTCCATCACATAGTTGATATGCCAAGTTGAAGTGATATTCTTTTCGTCTGTTTGCTACAGCTTCATGAAGTAATGCAATACGATGGTTTAGTTGCTTCCATTTATTAGAACCTTTTTTCTTATTCTTTAGCTTTTTTTGTAGTAATTTAATCTTACGCAGAGCTTTATCTAAGAATGAGGGTCGAGTAAGTACTAGCCCATCGGAAGTTGAAATCATGCTCTCAATACCCGCATCAATACCGATAGCATGACCATGAGGTATTGGTTTGACAATATCCACATCTAGTTCAATCATTAAATTGGCATAGTAACCACTAGCTTTTTTAATAATTTGTACTTGCTTAATTTTGAATCCTTCTGGTATATCTCTTGACTTTCTAAACTTAATTAATTTAAGCAAAGGCATCTTGAGGTACTTATCTTCTACTGATATCTTGCCCAAAATGTTAAAAGATCGGGCTTTGTTCTTGTATCGAGGGAAACCCATACCCTTGCTCTTCATATCATTGAACGCTCTGTCTAGCTTTCGCAATGTTTGTTGCATAGCCTGAGCATTACCTGATTTCAGAAAAGCGTTGGCTTTCTTAGCCTTAGTTAACTCAGCCGACTGAGTATGATAATTAGGGTAATCAAATGGTTCAACAATATACTCATGAAACAGAGAACATTGGTTTACCTTACAGCTACGACTGTTATACCAAAGTTTACGCACATACAACGCATGATTCCAGACCGCTCTACAAACATCTAAATTGTGTTCAATTATTTCTATTTGTTTGGTTGTTGGCTGTATTTTGTAGTTGTATGTAAGATTAAGCATTTCGACCAAGATGCTATATTGTTTAGTCATTTTACAATATACTTGTCCGTTTTGTAAAACAAAGTAAGATTAACTTACAACTAACCCGTGATTCATCCCTGCGCGGGACGCGAGGGTCTTCTCACGTAGAATGATAAAGTTAAATCATTTTAACCGTTAACATACTTTACTTGCATGCAGTTAATTACAGGCAAAACTAAGCTCTTAGGAATTATTGGCGATCCAGTAGAACATTCTTTATCTCCTGTGATGCATAATTCAGCAATCGCCAGCTTAAATTTAGACTATGTTTATGTACCTCTGCCCGTAAAAAAGGGAGATTTAGAAAGAGCGATCGCCGGATTTAGTGCTATTGATTTAGTAGGATTCAGCATCACTATTCCCCACAAACAAGATATCATTCCTCTGCTGACGGAAATTTCCGATGATGCAGCCAATATTGGAGCTGTTAATACAGTTTGGCGTACTGCTTCAGGTTGGAAAGGAACAAATACTGATGTAGTAGGATTTGTTGCTCCCTTAAAAACTATGTCCCAAGATTGGTCTAAGTTAACCCCCGTAATTCTAGGCAATGGAGGCGCAGCCAGAGCAGTGGTTACTGGTTTAGTTAATCTGGGGTGTCAAGAAATTCACGTTGTGGGACGCAACCCGGATAGGCTAGCCAGATTCTATGAAAGTTGGCAAGATGCCCCTGCCATTCGTTCTATCCTCAAAATCCATAATTGGGATAACTTGAGTAGTTTACTGCCTGCTACGGACTTATTAGTTAATACCACTCCAGTGGGAATGTCTCCCCATGTAGATGCTTCGCCGATTGATGCCAATTTAATGCAGAAATTGAAATCTAGGGCGATCGCTTATGATTTAATCTATACTCCCAACCCCACCCAGTTTCTTAAACTAGCCCAAGCTCAGGGGGCAACAGCGATCAATGGGCTAGAAATGCTGGTTCAACAGGGAGTAGCTGCCCTAGAAATTTGGTTACAGCAGCCACCTCCCGTGTCAGTGATGCGAAACTCACTCAAGGAGTACTTAGGACTGAAGACTATAGATAACCAGTAACCAGTAATCAGTAATCATTTTTTAGCCTATTCCAGGAATAAACTTCAATTTTTGTGTGGCTGTCTCGGCAATTTGAGCATAGCTTAGTTCTCCACAGAGAATTTTACCCATTAATCGACCAGCAGCAGGGCGTTTTACCCCAAGTTTATAGGCAATTTTAGGTGCTTTAAAAAATAAACCGGCAAGAAAATCAGCTTTGGCAAGATTATTTCCCCATTCTTGTTGAATAATCTCTGTATAGTCTCCTAGAGCATCGGCATTACCTGTAATGGCACTACTAACTGCTTCTGCTGCTTTAATTCCAGTAAACATAGCTGGTCGAATACCTTCTCCAATTAAGGGATCGACAATTCCCGCTGCTTCCCCAACTAATAAAGCGCGATCGCTATGTAAAATACGATCTTGTTGCCATAGGTTGAGAGGATGTTCTGTATATTGACCCTGGCTAGGATCTAAATCAAATAGTTCTGCATATTTAGTTAATTGCTTTTTTAGTTCATCGGCTTTACCTTTCGGATTACGGACATAAGCTGCACTTAAGGAATAACCATCGGCTTTGGGAAAACACCACATAAAACCATTTTTCAGCGAACCAAAATCAAAAAATGCCATGGTTTTGCGGCGATCGCTAACTTCTCCAGGCACTTGTAAACTTGCGGCTGCAATTGTTTGAGGAGCATCAAATCCCAGTAATTTTGCCACCATACTATTAGCACCATCTGCCGCAATTAAATATTTACCTGTAAATGCTCCATTGTTAGTATCAACTTGCCAACTATCTCCTTGTAAAGTGACATTTGTTACTTCTGTGCCATCTTTAAATTCAACTCCTTGACTTGTAGCTTGCTCCATCAAAAAGCTATCAAATTGATCTCTCTGTACCATCCACATTGGGGTCACATTTTTCAGCCGCACTTCAGCAGGATCGCCCATCTTAAAAGTGTATTTAACCTCAGAGACGTTATTTTGCACTACAGGAGAAAAATCAAAATCAAACCATTCAGCGATCGCCGGGGAAACTCCACCACCACAAGATTTAGCACGGGGAAAAGAATTTTTTTCAATTACTAAAATCGAATGTCCTTTTTTGGCCAAGTGATAAGCCGCACTCGCTCCAGCAGGACCTGCACCTACAATAATACAGTCAAACATAAAAGGTAATACCTTGCAAAATAAAGATTGTTTTTAAACCTTTAACACATTAAATGAAGCAAAATAGATACACAATCTATATCCATACAGTATTTCTTATACTTTACTCATTGGTTGATATTTACAGTTGATAGCTGATAGCCATGAATCATCGGTCAATCATTTTTTCATTAATCAATCTGGCTGTAAACCAGAACCTACAGGAGCAATAGAGTTTAGTTTCAGCTCAGGCATATCCTGTTCAATCTGACGGAGATTCCATTCATTTTTGAATAGCAGTACAGGTCTACCCCAATTATCCTTGACAGCGATCGCATTAAAAATTCGACCCGCTTTTTCTAAGGCATCCCAGCCCCCATGAACCCAGCGAGCTACGCTATAGGGTAATGGTTCAATTCTCGTCTCAACATTGTATTCGTTTTGCAAACGAAATTGAACTACTTCGATCTGTAATTGTCCTACCGCAGCCAAGATGGGATCGCGTTTAAAGTCATCGGTGGAATACATGACCTGGATCGCACCTTCTTCACGCAATTCGGTAATCCCTTTCTGGAATTGTTTAAATTTTGAAGGATTAGGATTCTTGAGATAAGCAAATATTTCAGGAGAAAAACAGGGAATTCCTTCATACTCTATTTTTTTGCCGTTATAAATCGTATCCCCGATCGCAAATACCCCAGGATTATTTAAACCAATGATATCCCCTGGATATGCCTCATCTAGGGATTCTCTCCCCTGAGCAAATAGTTTTTGTGGACGAGAAAGACGCACGGTTTTACCAGAACGAGCGTGTTGTACTGTCATGTCTTTTTCAAACTTACCCGTACAGACTCGCACGAAAGCCACGCGATCGCGATGTTTGGGGTCCATATTTGCCTGAAGTTTGAATACAAACCCCGTAAATTCTTCGTAGGTAGGTTCAATTACGCCGATGGAAGATTTGTGAGATTCTGGCTGTTGAGCATACTCTAAAAAAGCTTTAAGAAATAACTCGACCCCAAAGTTAGTCATGGCACTACCAAAGAAAATTGGAGTCATTTTCCCTGCATGAACCTGTTCTAGGTCGAATTCTGCGCCAATCTCATCCAGTATTTCTAATTCTTCTTTGAGCTGATAGTAAAGCTCTTGTTCGAGGTATTCCTCAATGCGAGGATCTCCCAATTCAATCACAGTATCTTGAGCTGCTTTACTACCGTGAGAGCGACGTTCAAATAAATGTATTTTCCGTTCACGGCGATCAAATACTCCCTTAAAGCGGTCGCCCATGCCAATCGGCCAATTTACAGCATAGGTCTGTAAGCCTAATTCCTGCTCAATTTCGTCAATTAGTTCAAAAGCTTCTCTTCCTGGACGATCTAACTTATTGACAAAAGTAAATATTGGCAGCGATCGTAACTGACATACTTCAAACAGCTTGCGGGTTTGTGGCTCTAGACCCTTGGCAGCATCAATCAACATCACCGAATTATCCGCAGCAGCAAGAGTACGATAAGTATCTTCACTAAAGTCTTGGTGTCCGGGGGTATCAAGTAAATTAATCTGGAAATTGTTATAGATAAACTGCAACACGGTTGAAGTAATCGAAATACCTCTTTGTTGTTCCATCTCCATCCAATCCGAAGTAGCTTTGCGCTGTGCTCGACGAGCCTTAACCGCCCCTGCCTCGTGGATTGCACCTCCGTAGAGTAGGAGCTTTTCTGTCAGGGTTGTTTTTCCCGCGTCAGGGTGGGAAATAATAGCAAAATTACGACGACTGGATACAGCCTGTTCGATTTCAGTCTGAAGTTCTGCGGGCATTGAGTATTAATTACTGGAGCAACAACTGTTTAAGATATTATATCTCTTGTCAAGGTTCAGATATCTATCTTTAAGCTGTCAGCTCTCAGCTGTCAGCTCTCAAAATTTAGCAAAGTGAAGTTCTCATCTAGCTGATAACAAAGAAATTAAAACATCAAAGGCTCTAAATTGGCACAAAATCCATCTATTAAGTAAGTCGGGCTTGAAATAATCAACTACGTTTACTTTTGTAAACCGAGTCAAAGTACTTGTCCTAGATAGGATTTAGCTATGTTTACATTTTGAAACCTACGTGAGCTTTTCTACCCTTACCTACTTAATGGGTGTTAGCTGCTACCTTTTGGTAGATTATCTAGTTGCAAGTTTATCTAAACGTTCAGCAATCCAAAACTTAACTAAAGATTGACGTTCAATCCCCAAACGTTGGGCTTCTTGATCTAATTTTTTTATCATCCAAGAAGGGAAACTGACATTAACTTGTTGTTGTTCTAATTCAGGTCTTTTTAAAGTAGATAAATCGAGATACTGAATAATATCTTCACCTTCATCAAACTTTTTATCTAATTCTTCAGCTTTCATATAACTTTACCTCGTTATCTCTAGACCTTCTAACGGAAATTATGCGAATTTTATTTTCTCGATAAGTAATGATTGCTGACCAATGCTTATTATCAATTTTACCAATAACTATAAAACGAAATTCCGTAGTAGTGCGAGCTTTAATTTCAATTCGCTGAGAGTCTTGCCATAATATTTGTGCTTCATTGAAATCAATTCCATGCTTGACCTTATTGCTAGAACTTTTGACCAAATCGTAATCAAATTGCACTTTGTTCTCAAAATTAATAAAGTTTATCCTTGTTTACTCGTTAATGCAGTGAACGATCGCTTTATCTGTGGGCATATTTTCATACTGAGGCAAATCATCAGTAATCTGCCACCATTGAGCTTTGGAATCTGTATAAATATGGAACTCTTGATAGCGATCTAATTTTCCTTCACACCCTGCAATGGGCAAACCGAGTAAATTATCTCGCAAGGGATAAATAGTCGCTAGACTTGAACCACAATTTTTACAAAAGGTCTTAATTACATTCTGACTTTTCACGGCATCTTTTGAAGGGTATATA
This genomic window contains:
- a CDS encoding transposase; the protein is MTKQYSILVEMLNLTYNYKIQPTTKQIEIIEHNLDVCRAVWNHALYVRKLWYNSRSCKVNQCSLFHEYIVEPFDYPNYHTQSAELTKAKKANAFLKSGNAQAMQQTLRKLDRAFNDMKSKGMGFPRYKNKARSFNILGKISVEDKYLKMPLLKLIKFRKSRDIPEGFKIKQVQIIKKASGYYANLMIELDVDIVKPIPHGHAIGIDAGIESMISTSDGLVLTRPSFLDKALRKIKLLQKKLKNKKKGSNKWKQLNHRIALLHEAVANRRKEYHFNLAYQLCDGVGMIFVEDINFVLWSRGLFGKQSLDMGLGQFFKILEYVCLKTDTYFAKVNKDFTSQICSNCGTHTGKKDLSVRIHSCPECGYVQNRDVAAAEVVRNRGLENIAVGTTVIKQPSDGVLAGASA
- a CDS encoding shikimate dehydrogenase, with product MQLITGKTKLLGIIGDPVEHSLSPVMHNSAIASLNLDYVYVPLPVKKGDLERAIAGFSAIDLVGFSITIPHKQDIIPLLTEISDDAANIGAVNTVWRTASGWKGTNTDVVGFVAPLKTMSQDWSKLTPVILGNGGAARAVVTGLVNLGCQEIHVVGRNPDRLARFYESWQDAPAIRSILKIHNWDNLSSLLPATDLLVNTTPVGMSPHVDASPIDANLMQKLKSRAIAYDLIYTPNPTQFLKLAQAQGATAINGLEMLVQQGVAALEIWLQQPPPVSVMRNSLKEYLGLKTIDNQ
- a CDS encoding geranylgeranyl reductase family protein yields the protein MFDCIIVGAGPAGASAAYHLAKKGHSILVIEKNSFPRAKSCGGGVSPAIAEWFDFDFSPVVQNNVSEVKYTFKMGDPAEVRLKNVTPMWMVQRDQFDSFLMEQATSQGVEFKDGTEVTNVTLQGDSWQVDTNNGAFTGKYLIAADGANSMVAKLLGFDAPQTIAAASLQVPGEVSDRRKTMAFFDFGSLKNGFMWCFPKADGYSLSAAYVRNPKGKADELKKQLTKYAELFDLDPSQGQYTEHPLNLWQQDRILHSDRALLVGEAAGIVDPLIGEGIRPAMFTGIKAAEAVSSAITGNADALGDYTEIIQQEWGNNLAKADFLAGLFFKAPKIAYKLGVKRPAAGRLMGKILCGELSYAQIAETATQKLKFIPGIG
- the prfC gene encoding peptide chain release factor 3; the encoded protein is MPAELQTEIEQAVSSRRNFAIISHPDAGKTTLTEKLLLYGGAIHEAGAVKARRAQRKATSDWMEMEQQRGISITSTVLQFIYNNFQINLLDTPGHQDFSEDTYRTLAAADNSVMLIDAAKGLEPQTRKLFEVCQLRSLPIFTFVNKLDRPGREAFELIDEIEQELGLQTYAVNWPIGMGDRFKGVFDRRERKIHLFERRSHGSKAAQDTVIELGDPRIEEYLEQELYYQLKEELEILDEIGAEFDLEQVHAGKMTPIFFGSAMTNFGVELFLKAFLEYAQQPESHKSSIGVIEPTYEEFTGFVFKLQANMDPKHRDRVAFVRVCTGKFEKDMTVQHARSGKTVRLSRPQKLFAQGRESLDEAYPGDIIGLNNPGVFAIGDTIYNGKKIEYEGIPCFSPEIFAYLKNPNPSKFKQFQKGITELREEGAIQVMYSTDDFKRDPILAAVGQLQIEVVQFRLQNEYNVETRIEPLPYSVARWVHGGWDALEKAGRIFNAIAVKDNWGRPVLLFKNEWNLRQIEQDMPELKLNSIAPVGSGLQPD
- the brnA gene encoding type II toxin-antitoxin system BrnA family antitoxin codes for the protein MKAEELDKKFDEGEDIIQYLDLSTLKRPELEQQQVNVSFPSWMIKKLDQEAQRLGIERQSLVKFWIAERLDKLATR
- a CDS encoding BrnT family toxin, which produces MQFDYDLVKSSSNKVKHGIDFNEAQILWQDSQRIEIKARTTTEFRFIVIGKIDNKHWSAIITYRENKIRIISVRRSRDNEVKLYES
- a CDS encoding GFA family protein, translated to MKSQNVIKTFCKNCGSSLATIYPLRDNLLGLPIAGCEGKLDRYQEFHIYTDSKAQWWQITDDLPQYENMPTDKAIVHCINE